The [Bacillus] selenitireducens MLS10 genome includes a region encoding these proteins:
- a CDS encoding 3-methyl-2-oxobutanoate dehydrogenase subunit VorB: MVKVLMKGNEVIGEAAIQAGCYYFFGYPITPQSELVAYMAKRLPEEGGVFLQAESEVSAINMVYGAASAGVRVMTSSSSPGFSLKQEGISYLAGAELPAVIVNVGRGGPGLGNIQPAQSDYFQVTRGGGHGDYYTPVLAPASLQEIAELTQQAFRIADEYRTPVIILGDGMLGQMMEPVDFESVEQEVMIHNKDWAVTGTAGDGPPKTITSLDLNDVLLEERNHRLQNKYKAIRERETRVTYQYAEDADWFVVAYGTVGRIVQSAVEKAREKGVNVGVIRPISLWPFPYETISGFSETSSHMLVVEMSAGQMIEDVRLAVEGKAPVSFYGRNGGVIPSVNEIFEEIIKVDAEVGVR; encoded by the coding sequence GTGGTGAAGGTGTTAATGAAAGGGAATGAGGTTATCGGGGAAGCTGCGATTCAGGCCGGGTGTTATTATTTTTTCGGATATCCCATTACACCGCAGAGTGAACTGGTGGCTTATATGGCAAAACGTTTGCCTGAAGAAGGTGGCGTCTTTTTGCAGGCCGAGAGTGAAGTAAGTGCGATTAATATGGTATATGGCGCAGCATCTGCAGGAGTCCGGGTCATGACATCTTCTTCAAGCCCGGGCTTCAGTCTGAAGCAGGAGGGGATTTCTTACCTCGCCGGGGCTGAACTGCCTGCGGTGATTGTCAATGTGGGACGCGGAGGCCCTGGACTTGGAAATATTCAGCCTGCTCAGTCGGATTACTTCCAGGTGACGAGGGGCGGAGGTCATGGTGATTACTATACACCGGTTCTGGCTCCGGCCTCCTTGCAGGAAATCGCAGAATTGACACAACAGGCCTTCAGGATTGCTGATGAGTACCGGACCCCTGTTATTATCCTCGGGGACGGGATGCTTGGCCAAATGATGGAACCGGTGGATTTTGAATCTGTCGAACAGGAAGTCATGATACACAATAAAGATTGGGCCGTAACGGGAACGGCAGGAGATGGACCTCCAAAGACCATCACTTCGCTCGATTTGAATGATGTGCTGCTTGAAGAACGAAATCATCGTCTTCAAAATAAATACAAAGCGATCAGAGAACGCGAAACTCGGGTGACGTATCAATATGCCGAGGATGCTGACTGGTTTGTTGTTGCATACGGAACAGTGGGGCGTATTGTCCAGAGTGCTGTTGAAAAAGCGAGAGAAAAAGGGGTGAACGTTGGAGTGATCAGACCGATTTCACTCTGGCCGTTCCCTTACGAGACCATATCGGGGTTCAGTGAAACGTCGTCACATATGCTGGTTGTTGAAATGAGCGCAGGACAGATGATCGAAGATGTCCGCCTTGCAGTTGAAGGGAAAGCGCCTGTCAGTTTTTATGGAAGGAATGGCGGTGTCATTCCTTCGGTGAATGAAATCTTTGAGGAGATTATCAAGGTCGATGCGGAGGTGGGTGTTCGATGA
- a CDS encoding 4Fe-4S binding protein, protein MIRVQFHEETCKGCGLCVSVCPQQIIQTADRMNAKGYQPVEVVNQEACTSCTACARMCPDAVISVFRPKKTA, encoded by the coding sequence ATGATCAGAGTTCAGTTTCATGAAGAAACCTGTAAAGGCTGCGGTCTTTGTGTATCAGTCTGTCCGCAACAGATCATTCAGACAGCTGACAGGATGAATGCAAAGGGCTATCAGCCTGTGGAAGTGGTCAATCAGGAAGCATGCACCAGTTGTACAGCCTGTGCCCGTATGTGTCCCGATGCCGTGATCTCCGTATTTCGACCTAAAAAAACAGCGTAG
- a CDS encoding CPBP family intramembrane glutamic endopeptidase, translating into MNRQAELVKQMSDRGLILNVYATQVIILGVALLLSVIFWGTPFYWVQSISWSFHAVLIGMVFAAAVVTLEIILDRILPEEWMDDGGINNRLFKNLHPFHILILTAIIGISEEILFRGVLQSQFGLIIASLLFILVHLRYLSKPFLMGFMTALSFSLGMLFLWTGNLLSVITAHFFIDFLLGLYIRYTHNEQKGDGLT; encoded by the coding sequence ATGAATAGACAGGCAGAACTCGTGAAACAGATGAGTGACAGAGGTTTGATTTTGAATGTGTACGCGACACAAGTCATCATTTTGGGCGTGGCGCTGCTCTTAAGTGTTATCTTTTGGGGGACTCCTTTTTATTGGGTTCAGAGCATTTCCTGGTCGTTTCATGCTGTATTAATCGGAATGGTTTTTGCTGCAGCGGTGGTGACACTGGAAATTATTCTTGATCGGATTCTACCTGAAGAATGGATGGATGACGGTGGTATTAATAACCGTCTGTTTAAAAATCTGCATCCCTTTCATATTCTGATTCTTACTGCTATTATAGGAATCAGTGAAGAGATCTTGTTCAGGGGTGTACTGCAGTCACAATTCGGTCTGATTATTGCTTCACTTTTATTTATTCTGGTGCATCTTCGTTATTTGTCAAAACCGTTTTTGATGGGGTTTATGACTGCACTGAGTTTCTCGTTGGGTATGCTTTTTTTGTGGACGGGTAATCTCCTGTCGGTAATCACGGCTCATTTTTTTATTGATTTCCTCTTGGGTTTATATATTCGATATACGCATAATGAACAGAAAGGTGACGGACTGACATGA
- a CDS encoding RecQ family ATP-dependent DNA helicase, with translation MNLEQALQDWFGYSSFRYDQKEIIESVLNGHDTLAVMPTGSGKSICYLLPSKLTEGLTVVVSPLVSLMEDQVMQLRAEGYKHVAHLSSMLQYEEKKELLKGISRLDVLYLSPEMLQKPEVKSVLGSYKIAMFVIDEAHCISQWGHEFRTDYLKLGTVIRSLGHPVTLALTATATEDVREDIVRQLGMNDPVSFVSTMNRNNIFMEMTFCETEGEKQKALKKAVQEGEGPVIVYCGTRSDTEAYSEFMRYHGTDAHPYHGGMSKEDRLLIQQQFFYDQIQAVCATNAFGMGINKTNIARIIHLHVPSSVEQYIQEIGRAGRDGRQSEVKLFWTDQDVKLPVWMVESEFPEEARMDQLSAFFTESDHQSVDPAVSFIPENQRKMVTHYLKAYGVIDEQNRILPPRKRINDILMDIKKHFQLRQIEKMKQVREMHQLIGEADCIRNGLMNYFSEQPHEKPRYCCSRCQEDRPVIRSEQTVEPNYRNIQINWQDRLYWKLTGEAKFHE, from the coding sequence ATGAATCTTGAGCAAGCACTGCAAGACTGGTTTGGCTATTCCTCATTCAGATATGACCAAAAAGAAATTATCGAATCGGTTCTGAATGGTCATGATACGTTGGCAGTGATGCCGACGGGATCAGGGAAAAGTATCTGTTATCTGTTGCCGTCGAAATTGACAGAAGGATTGACGGTAGTTGTTTCTCCCCTTGTATCATTAATGGAAGATCAGGTCATGCAACTCAGGGCTGAAGGGTATAAACATGTTGCCCATCTAAGCAGCATGTTGCAGTACGAAGAAAAAAAAGAACTGTTAAAGGGGATTTCCCGTCTCGATGTTCTGTACCTGTCCCCGGAAATGCTTCAAAAGCCGGAAGTCAAATCTGTGCTGGGGTCTTACAAGATTGCTATGTTTGTCATCGATGAAGCGCACTGTATTTCACAATGGGGCCATGAATTCAGAACAGATTATCTTAAATTGGGTACTGTGATTCGTTCTTTGGGGCATCCTGTCACCCTGGCATTGACCGCAACAGCAACTGAAGACGTGAGAGAAGATATCGTCAGACAGCTTGGTATGAACGACCCCGTTTCATTTGTATCGACAATGAACCGGAATAACATTTTTATGGAAATGACTTTCTGTGAGACGGAAGGGGAGAAACAGAAGGCCTTAAAAAAAGCCGTTCAAGAAGGTGAAGGCCCGGTTATTGTCTATTGCGGGACGAGGAGCGATACAGAGGCCTACAGTGAATTTATGCGGTATCATGGGACAGATGCGCACCCGTATCATGGTGGTATGAGCAAAGAGGACCGTCTGTTGATCCAACAACAGTTTTTCTATGATCAGATCCAGGCGGTTTGCGCGACGAATGCGTTCGGAATGGGAATCAATAAGACGAATATCGCACGGATCATACATCTGCATGTTCCGTCATCGGTGGAACAATACATTCAGGAAATCGGGAGGGCAGGTCGGGATGGCCGGCAAAGCGAGGTAAAGCTTTTTTGGACCGATCAGGATGTGAAACTCCCTGTCTGGATGGTGGAGTCTGAATTTCCGGAAGAGGCGCGGATGGATCAGTTAAGTGCATTTTTTACCGAGAGTGATCATCAATCGGTTGACCCGGCTGTTTCATTTATTCCTGAAAATCAGAGAAAGATGGTGACTCACTATTTGAAGGCATATGGTGTAATCGATGAACAGAATCGAATTCTGCCTCCGCGAAAGAGGATCAACGATATACTGATGGACATTAAGAAGCATTTTCAACTCAGGCAGATCGAAAAGATGAAACAGGTGAGAGAAATGCATCAGCTGATTGGTGAGGCAGATTGCATCCGAAACGGCTTAATGAACTATTTCTCTGAACAACCGCATGAAAAGCCCCGCTATTGCTGCAGCCGTTGCCAGGAGGACAGGCCAGTCATACGTTCAGAACAAACAGTTGAACCGAATTATCGCAACATTCAAATCAATTGGCAAGACCGGCTTTATTGGAAACTGACGGGAGAGGCGAAGTTTCATGAATAG
- a CDS encoding helix-turn-helix domain-containing protein, whose product MDFDHRAAVFLHRKINGQRTLSALMQILLGNRTAQTISDLHLFHLEQFAGILKYAPGEIRNSFEKTLRATFHEDLQKTADGLSETAHPLSEEFDGMNYEWTGRAAHLWESLSLFIQTLSHLKQGDRFFFPVSSDMRIQQQVKSVLKNRSLNELIEAMYQELLFPLQDLNEPVQALFVDRLTVKNEVGLSYAQLSSNYQMSPFEAYIMVRSALHALLAAHDFNPAAYPILNMLMPKTAFEDDEALTESAKQTRQLLNKGLSLQEVSKTRKLKISTVEDHIVELAHVDYDFDYGPYLEETELKEILKHIREYNLTRLRLLKEATGGKYTYLQLRIAMAMARRRKQ is encoded by the coding sequence ATGGATTTTGACCATCGTGCAGCTGTCTTTTTGCATCGGAAAATTAATGGTCAGCGCACACTGTCTGCGTTGATGCAAATTTTACTCGGAAACCGGACCGCCCAAACCATTTCTGATCTCCATCTGTTTCATCTTGAACAGTTTGCGGGAATCTTGAAATATGCACCGGGGGAAATCAGAAATTCCTTCGAGAAGACTCTGAGAGCCACTTTTCATGAAGATCTCCAAAAGACTGCCGACGGATTGTCTGAAACGGCTCACCCTCTTTCTGAAGAATTTGATGGTATGAATTATGAGTGGACAGGTCGAGCTGCTCATCTTTGGGAATCTTTATCACTGTTTATCCAGACGCTCTCCCATTTAAAACAAGGTGACCGTTTTTTCTTCCCGGTATCATCTGATATGCGGATTCAGCAACAGGTAAAATCGGTTTTAAAAAACCGTTCGTTGAATGAATTAATTGAGGCAATGTATCAGGAGCTGCTGTTTCCGCTCCAAGATTTGAATGAACCGGTCCAAGCCTTGTTTGTCGATCGTCTGACAGTAAAAAATGAAGTGGGCCTCTCGTATGCCCAATTATCTTCCAACTATCAGATGTCACCTTTTGAAGCGTATATTATGGTTCGGAGTGCTCTTCATGCCTTGCTTGCTGCTCATGATTTTAATCCTGCAGCCTACCCGATCCTGAATATGCTCATGCCAAAGACCGCTTTTGAGGATGATGAAGCATTAACAGAGTCAGCGAAACAAACGCGTCAGCTGCTTAACAAGGGTCTTTCACTTCAAGAGGTGTCAAAGACAAGGAAGTTGAAAATCAGCACGGTGGAAGATCATATTGTTGAACTGGCTCACGTCGATTATGATTTTGATTATGGTCCTTATCTTGAAGAGACTGAGCTAAAGGAGATTCTAAAGCATATTCGCGAATATAACCTGACGAGACTCCGGCTGTTAAAAGAAGCAACAGGCGGAAAATATACTTATTTGCAGCTGCGGATCGCAATGGCGATGGCGAGGAGGCGGAAACAATGA
- a CDS encoding ferredoxin produces the protein MAKYTIVDKDTCIACGACGSAAPDIYDYDDDGIAWVILDDNQGTAEVPEELYEDMEDALDGCPTDSIKIAEEPFDGDALKFE, from the coding sequence ATGGCAAAGTACACGATTGTAGACAAAGATACCTGTATCGCATGTGGTGCTTGCGGATCAGCAGCACCAGACATCTATGACTATGATGATGACGGTATCGCATGGGTTATTCTTGATGACAACCAGGGTACGGCAGAAGTACCGGAAGAGCTCTATGAAGATATGGAAGACGCTCTTGACGGCTGCCCGACTGACTCCATCAAGATTGCTGAAGAGCCGTTTGACGGCGACGCACTTAAGTTCGAATAG
- a CDS encoding Crp/Fnr family transcriptional regulator produces MRWKQHFKSSVLFGGLNDQEIDEVISFGYEQTLNDKERLFWEGDDKKYLFVLGSGTVLISKLTENGNESVINVLSAGEVFPHAGLFDHSVYPGTATAKKEVKVLAIPVEQIESLILNKPEIAIKIIQMMNENMLMLQRKLNELLSLDVSSRLKSAMDHLIKVQGDEIILTHQEIGYLIGSTRETVSRQLKKWEKLGWISVKKDRIIIHHQWESGAE; encoded by the coding sequence ATGAGATGGAAGCAGCATTTCAAGTCGTCAGTTCTGTTTGGTGGATTGAACGATCAGGAAATTGATGAGGTCATTTCCTTTGGGTATGAACAAACATTAAATGATAAAGAGCGGCTGTTCTGGGAAGGTGATGATAAAAAGTACTTGTTTGTATTGGGATCAGGAACCGTATTGATCTCAAAACTCACTGAAAACGGGAATGAAAGTGTGATAAATGTGCTGTCTGCGGGAGAAGTATTCCCTCACGCAGGGCTTTTTGATCATTCCGTATATCCTGGAACAGCAACAGCCAAAAAAGAAGTAAAAGTACTGGCGATCCCTGTTGAACAGATCGAAAGCCTCATTCTGAATAAGCCGGAAATAGCCATAAAAATCATTCAGATGATGAATGAAAATATGCTGATGCTGCAGCGAAAGCTCAATGAACTGCTTTCTCTGGACGTTTCTTCGAGGCTTAAGTCTGCGATGGATCATCTCATTAAAGTTCAAGGAGATGAAATCATTTTGACACATCAGGAGATCGGTTATTTAATCGGTTCAACTCGTGAAACAGTCAGCCGACAGCTTAAAAAATGGGAAAAACTCGGATGGATTTCTGTGAAGAAAGATCGGATTATCATTCATCATCAATGGGAATCAGGGGCTGAGTAA
- a CDS encoding FCD domain-containing protein, giving the protein MKQLYEEHAAIYNAVKMQDSDAAYRAMYDHIAGVEKAVFIHDGEQK; this is encoded by the coding sequence ATGAAACAGCTTTATGAGGAGCATGCAGCCATTTATAATGCAGTCAAAATGCAGGATAGTGATGCTGCCTACCGTGCGATGTATGATCATATTGCGGGTGTTGAAAAGGCTGTATTTATTCATGATGGTGAACAGAAATGA
- a CDS encoding FadR/GntR family transcriptional regulator translates to MIKQVKSKKIYEIVAEQLTEMIMDGQFKQGERLPSVQQLSEDFDVGRSAIREALSALKAMGLIEIRQGEGTFVKKTAVDLSGKMIPSVLEQEDLKQLFEVRKLNETGAAAIAAEKRSDADLRKLERILHEMKLAEGDGSLGEQADIAFHMAIVTAAGNQMLERLMTTISETVEESMKEARQLFLYSNEEKNETAL, encoded by the coding sequence ATGATTAAACAGGTTAAATCAAAAAAGATTTATGAAATTGTTGCAGAACAATTGACTGAAATGATAATGGATGGCCAATTTAAACAGGGAGAGCGTCTTCCGTCTGTCCAGCAGCTCTCGGAGGATTTTGACGTGGGCCGCTCTGCGATTCGTGAAGCACTCAGTGCCTTAAAGGCAATGGGACTGATTGAGATCCGTCAGGGAGAGGGAACGTTTGTTAAAAAAACAGCGGTGGATCTGTCAGGAAAGATGATTCCTTCCGTATTGGAACAGGAAGATTTAAAGCAACTGTTTGAGGTCCGAAAATTAAATGAGACCGGAGCAGCAGCCATTGCGGCCGAAAAAAGATCTGATGCGGATTTACGCAAGCTTGAACGGATTCTTCATGAGATGAAATTGGCTGAAGGAGACGGGAGTCTGGGTGAACAGGCAGATATCGCATTTCATATGGCGATAGTTACTGCGGCTGGGAATCAAATGCTGGAACGTTTAATGACAACGATCTCTGAAACAGTTGAGGAATCGATGAAAGAGGCTCGCCAATTGTTTTTGTATTCAAATGAAGAAAAAAATGAAACAGCTTTATGA
- the serA gene encoding phosphoglycerate dehydrogenase has protein sequence MSANTKERTENKQFTVLVSDQMSEEGLKPVIESDEVNVVFENVLSTTIPLEEVDALIIRSATTVTADIIQKMPNLKIIGRAGVGVDNVDLDAATANGVVVVNAPDGNTISTAEHTFAMLASVVRNIPQANQSMKEGRWDRKLYTGTELFGKTLGIVGFGRIGSEIASRARAFKMNVVAYDPFLTESRAEKNKVTIMDLDELLESADFISVHTPLTKETKGMISTERLKKMKKNAYLLNCARGGIIDEDALYQAIKQGDIKGAAVDVYEEEPAKNHPLTELDEVITTPHIAASTDEAQLNVAEQVAVEILDYLKGKPAPHALNLPHIDADEFEKMAPITSLTKVLGETATQLFREPVKEVEMHYAGELSHQETGLFNRSFLAGFFKHRVDSYVNEVNAVAIAKEREINVSEKHTNESYGYSNMIGATIRGEKRELFIVGTYSKEFGPRIVRINEFSFEFQPGKHTLFVQHNDRPGVIGKVGQLLGTHDVNIATMQVGRHSEGGKAIMLLGTDKACNGDVITAFETFDEVESVQTIEL, from the coding sequence GTGAGCGCAAACACAAAAGAACGGACAGAGAACAAACAATTTACAGTTTTGGTTTCCGACCAGATGAGCGAAGAAGGGTTAAAACCTGTCATTGAATCCGATGAAGTCAATGTGGTATTTGAAAACGTCTTGTCAACAACCATCCCCCTTGAAGAAGTCGATGCATTAATCATCCGCAGTGCCACGACAGTAACTGCTGACATCATTCAGAAAATGCCGAACTTAAAGATCATTGGACGTGCTGGCGTCGGAGTGGACAATGTTGATTTGGATGCTGCAACTGCCAATGGTGTGGTTGTGGTGAATGCACCTGACGGTAACACCATCTCCACAGCCGAACACACCTTTGCCATGCTGGCATCCGTGGTTCGTAATATTCCACAAGCCAATCAGTCCATGAAAGAAGGACGATGGGATCGAAAATTGTATACGGGTACTGAGTTATTTGGAAAAACACTCGGTATTGTCGGATTCGGCAGAATCGGCTCAGAAATCGCCTCAAGAGCACGCGCATTTAAAATGAATGTCGTTGCCTACGATCCGTTTTTGACCGAATCAAGGGCAGAGAAAAACAAAGTGACGATCATGGACCTAGATGAACTGCTTGAATCAGCTGACTTCATCAGTGTCCACACTCCTTTAACAAAAGAAACCAAAGGGATGATCAGCACTGAACGCCTCAAAAAAATGAAAAAAAATGCTTATTTATTGAACTGTGCCCGTGGCGGCATTATCGACGAAGATGCTTTGTATCAAGCCATTAAACAAGGTGACATCAAAGGTGCCGCCGTTGATGTATATGAAGAGGAACCTGCAAAGAATCATCCATTAACTGAACTTGACGAGGTTATTACAACCCCGCATATTGCTGCATCAACAGATGAAGCTCAGTTGAACGTAGCAGAACAGGTCGCTGTCGAAATCCTCGACTATCTGAAAGGGAAACCTGCACCGCACGCTCTGAACTTACCGCATATTGATGCCGATGAATTTGAAAAAATGGCACCCATCACTTCTCTTACGAAAGTTCTTGGTGAGACCGCCACACAACTCTTCCGCGAGCCCGTAAAAGAGGTGGAAATGCACTATGCTGGCGAACTTTCCCACCAGGAAACAGGTCTCTTTAATCGCAGTTTTCTTGCCGGTTTCTTTAAACACCGGGTTGATTCATATGTGAATGAAGTCAATGCGGTCGCAATCGCAAAGGAACGGGAAATCAATGTTTCCGAAAAGCATACGAACGAATCTTACGGATACTCGAACATGATCGGCGCGACTATCCGGGGAGAAAAGCGCGAACTGTTCATCGTCGGCACATACAGCAAAGAGTTCGGCCCTAGAATTGTCAGAATTAATGAATTTTCATTTGAATTCCAGCCGGGTAAACATACACTGTTCGTTCAGCACAATGACCGCCCGGGTGTTATCGGTAAAGTCGGACAGCTCTTGGGTACCCATGACGTGAATATTGCTACAATGCAGGTTGGCCGTCATTCTGAAGGCGGGAAAGCCATTATGCTGCTCGGCACTGATAAAGCATGCAATGGTGATGTAATTACTGCATTCGAAACGTTTGATGAAGTGGAATCCGTCCAAACCATAGAACTCTAA